CAGGGCGGCCTTTTTCTGTGACTGCATCTTCTAATTTGCCTAAGTAACCTTGTAAAACTCCACCCGCAGCTAAAGCCGCCTCGGTAGCAATATCGAGAAAAGTTTGTAGTTGAGTCATTAGTTAGTTAAGAGTCAATAGTCAAGAGTCAATGGTCAATGGTCAAGAGTCAATAGTCAAGAGTCATTTGTAACTCTCCCCACATCTTCGACTCAGCACTTTCATCGATTCAAAAAGCGAAACTCTGCCGGAGTTTGACGCATAGGGTTTTCTGGGTTCCAAATCCCTTCTCCCATAATTCTTGCCCACTGTTGGGCGCGTTCTAGGCGTTGGTCGTATTTGTGATTAGGCGATCGCCCAACAAATAGCGCATATCCTTGTTTGACTATTTGTTCGTTTAATAACTGATTATCTTTCCAGACATAAGCCAGTGTTCGCCCCAGTTTATCTTTATTTTCAATATCAAACTCTAGTTTTATTGATTGTTCTATCCCCCCAATTAACTTTTCTAAGCTTTGTCTAGCTTCATCTCCCCAGGGGTTTTGTCGCAAATCTGGCGCATCAATCCCAATTAACCGCACTGGGGAGGCAAAATTCTGTTGTTCACCCATTCCCAACACTTCTAAACTTTGCCCACTTACCACACGCGCCACTTTCACCAACATTTGATTATCTGCGGGTTGACTTTTGGCTTGACAACTTACCAGTAGTAATAAGCAGGTTAATATAGCTATTTTTCGCGTCCAAAACCCAAAACGCCCTAAAACTGTAGCGATTTGCATATTTACTCCTGTTTCTAGTAGAGGCCGTTTTGGCCTCTACTAGAAAAACTAAATTTTAATCTTCGTCTAATGGTAAACCTGCTTTGACTCTGCCTTTGGCAAAGTAACGCCCAAATTGAAGTTCGTAGACTTCATCCTCGTCTTGTGTCTCCACTTCTAAGTCAGAACGGGCGTAACTCACACACAGCAAAGCATAACCTTGCCGACGCAACTCTAAAGACAAACCAACCGCCTCTGGTTGGTCAACTTCTCCCGACAAAACCCTGACAGCGCAAGCGGTGCAAGCCCCATTACGACAGGAAAAAGGCAATT
This window of the Nostoc sp. HK-01 genome carries:
- a CDS encoding nuclease, whose amino-acid sequence is MQIATVLGRFGFWTRKIAILTCLLLLVSCQAKSQPADNQMLVKVARVVSGQSLEVLGMGEQQNFASPVRLIGIDAPDLRQNPWGDEARQSLEKLIGGIEQSIKLEFDIENKDKLGRTLAYVWKDNQLLNEQIVKQGYALFVGRSPNHKYDQRLERAQQWARIMGEGIWNPENPMRQTPAEFRFLNR
- a CDS encoding 2Fe-2S ferredoxin, with product MSRTYTIKVRDRATGKEYTLQVPDDRYILHSAENQGVELPFSCRNGACTACAVRVLSGEVDQPEAVGLSLELRRQGYALLCVSYARSDLEVETQDEDEVYELQFGRYFAKGRVKAGLPLDED